Proteins co-encoded in one Aerococcaceae bacterium DSM 111021 genomic window:
- a CDS encoding ring-cleaving dioxygenase, giving the protein MTQTELKGIHHVTAITNSAERNYKFITDTLGMRLVKKTVNQDDIQTYHTFFADDLGSPGTDLTFFDFPNIPSGTYGSNSISRIGLRVPNDAAIEYYADRFKEFDVKHGEITELFGTKVLEFEEEDGQRYRLFSDETNEGVEAGTPWQNGPVPTDKAIYGLGPIEITVSYFEDFKQLLQVIYNMKPIIEEDTVAVFEMGEGGNGARVIVRKDEETPVGVQGYGEVHHVSFRVEDHEAIKAWEAKYNQMGIRHSGWVDRFFFEALYARIGHILIEISTDGPGFMGDEPYETLGEKLSLPPFLEEKRDEIESMVRPFDTTRNK; this is encoded by the coding sequence ATGACACAAACAGAACTTAAAGGAATCCACCACGTTACAGCAATCACAAATAGCGCAGAAAGAAACTATAAATTCATTACAGATACACTAGGTATGCGTCTAGTTAAAAAGACAGTCAACCAAGATGACATCCAAACATATCATACATTCTTTGCTGATGATCTTGGTTCACCAGGAACGGACTTAACATTCTTTGATTTCCCAAATATTCCATCAGGAACATACGGATCGAATTCAATTTCTCGAATTGGTTTACGTGTACCTAACGACGCAGCAATAGAATATTATGCAGATCGTTTTAAAGAGTTTGACGTTAAACATGGAGAAATTACGGAACTATTTGGGACAAAGGTTTTAGAGTTTGAAGAAGAAGATGGACAACGCTACCGTCTATTCTCAGACGAAACAAACGAAGGTGTAGAAGCAGGAACTCCTTGGCAAAATGGACCTGTACCAACTGATAAAGCAATTTACGGTTTAGGCCCAATCGAAATTACAGTAAGTTACTTTGAGGACTTCAAACAATTATTACAAGTTATCTATAATATGAAACCTATCATTGAAGAAGATACAGTTGCTGTATTTGAAATGGGTGAAGGTGGAAACGGTGCACGTGTTATCGTTCGTAAAGATGAAGAAACACCTGTTGGAGTACAAGGATACGGTGAAGTTCATCACGTATCGTTTAGAGTCGAAGACCATGAAGCAATCAAAGCATGGGAAGCGAAGTATAACCAAATGGGAATTCGTCATTCTGGATGGGTTGATCGATTCTTCTTTGAAGCTTTATATGCACGTATTGGACATATCCTAATCGAAATTTCGACAGATGGACCTGGATTCATGGGAGACGAGCCTTATGAAACACTCGGAGAGAAATTATCATTACCACCATTCTTAGAAGAAAAACGAGATGAAATCGAATCAATGGTTCGTCCGTTTGATACAACACGTAACAAATAA
- a CDS encoding MerR family transcriptional regulator, translating to MNYSIGELAKLAGISTRTLRHYDAIDLLKPAYIDENGYRIYSENEVKMLQQIMFYREFDITLEEIHEIINSSEFDRLKALETHYRHLEAEKDRIGHLMNTVKKTIRIYQEGLTMSKKEFEGFKQQKIKVNEEKYGEEIREKYGENIIDESNKKFGNLTQEQYERIEKLNEEISEALVNAVPEGKPESAEGQRVAELHKEWLIMVWPDDLYSEEAHIGLAQMYTQDERFKKYYEDITEGAADYLYEAIKVFYNK from the coding sequence ATGAATTATTCAATTGGAGAATTAGCAAAACTAGCCGGGATTAGTACAAGGACTTTGCGTCATTATGATGCGATTGATTTATTAAAACCAGCTTATATCGACGAGAATGGTTACCGAATTTATAGTGAAAACGAAGTGAAAATGCTACAACAAATTATGTTTTATCGAGAATTTGACATCACACTTGAGGAAATCCATGAGATTATTAATTCCTCAGAATTTGATCGTCTTAAAGCGTTGGAAACACATTACCGCCACCTCGAAGCAGAAAAAGACCGTATTGGTCATTTGATGAATACAGTCAAAAAAACTATTAGAATATACCAGGAGGGTTTAACTATGTCTAAAAAAGAATTTGAAGGATTTAAACAACAAAAAATTAAAGTGAATGAAGAAAAATACGGTGAAGAAATTAGAGAAAAGTACGGTGAGAATATCATCGATGAATCGAATAAGAAATTCGGTAATTTAACTCAAGAACAGTACGAACGTATTGAAAAGCTTAATGAAGAAATCAGTGAAGCTTTAGTAAATGCCGTACCAGAAGGGAAGCCTGAAAGTGCAGAAGGGCAACGAGTTGCTGAATTACATAAAGAATGGCTAATCATGGTTTGGCCAGATGATCTATACTCTGAAGAAGCACACATTGGCCTAGCTCAAATGTATACACAAGATGAGCGTTTCAAGAAATATTATGAAGATATAACAGAAGGTGCAGCAGATTACTTATACGAAGCAATCAAGGTATTTTACAATAAATAA
- a CDS encoding YggS family pyridoxal phosphate-dependent enzyme: MKQTLKTNINVIQNTIENHLPAGNEKPTVIAVTKTVDEDTMRDLHALGVKHFGENRPDVFLKKYENLVDINEDIQWHFIGNLQTRQVKKIINDIDYLHSLDRLSLAKEIQKRAEQPVNCFIQVNVSGEDSKSGFQPDALADTLKELEAYDKLNIIGLMTMAPIDASQEEIHEYFRFLKELQVEVEQSNFTNAPCTEVSMGMSQDYPIAVSEGATFIRVGTAFFKDAL, from the coding sequence ATGAAACAAACTTTAAAAACAAATATTAATGTAATTCAAAATACAATTGAAAATCATCTGCCTGCTGGAAACGAAAAACCAACGGTGATTGCGGTGACTAAGACCGTTGATGAAGATACGATGCGTGATTTGCACGCTCTTGGAGTAAAACACTTTGGGGAGAACCGCCCGGATGTATTTTTAAAGAAATATGAAAATTTGGTAGATATTAATGAAGATATCCAATGGCACTTTATTGGTAATTTACAAACGAGACAAGTGAAGAAGATTATTAATGATATTGATTATCTCCACTCTCTGGACCGTCTCTCTTTAGCAAAAGAAATTCAAAAACGCGCTGAGCAGCCGGTTAACTGTTTCATTCAAGTTAATGTGAGTGGTGAAGATAGTAAATCTGGTTTCCAACCCGACGCGTTGGCTGACACTTTAAAAGAGTTAGAAGCATATGATAAGTTAAATATCATTGGCCTAATGACAATGGCTCCTATTGATGCCAGCCAAGAGGAAATTCATGAATATTTCCGCTTTTTAAAAGAGTTACAAGTTGAAGTGGAACAAAGTAACTTTACAAATGCTCCTTGTACAGAAGTTAGCATGGGCATGAGCCAAGACTATCCCATCGCTGTTTCAGAAGGAGCTACTTTCATACGTGTAGGTACTGCCTTTTTCAAAGATGCTTTATAA
- a CDS encoding TIGR02206 family membrane protein: MEYIKIFGPNHLFYFIVLIIFTALLFTNQTYIRKHSNTISKVIVVISILQQFLLYGSYALLGEFTLQESLPFHISRINTILGIIFLFTKSKTLFNIVAYFSVFAWLSFIVPANIEPITHPRGVSFLTNHVITLLLPFYGMIAYGYKVQASARKTVIGWFLLYFIFVAFFNPLVNGNYFYLRDKPIFASLPNIIYYPGAIVVSIILFFIIEQIYRFVNHSFINNKTDERVQ, translated from the coding sequence ATGGAATATATTAAAATATTCGGTCCTAATCATTTATTTTATTTTATTGTTTTGATTATCTTCACAGCTTTATTATTTACAAATCAAACTTATATCAGAAAACACAGCAATACTATCTCAAAAGTTATTGTCGTAATTTCTATACTTCAACAATTCTTATTGTACGGCTCTTATGCCTTACTCGGTGAGTTTACATTGCAAGAATCACTTCCATTCCACATTAGTCGAATTAATACGATACTTGGTATTATCTTTTTATTTACCAAATCCAAAACTTTATTCAATATAGTAGCCTATTTTTCTGTATTTGCTTGGTTAAGCTTTATAGTTCCAGCAAATATCGAACCAATTACTCATCCTAGAGGCGTTAGTTTTTTAACAAATCATGTTATTACATTACTTCTCCCTTTTTATGGCATGATTGCTTACGGTTACAAAGTTCAAGCTTCTGCTCGTAAAACAGTCATCGGTTGGTTTTTATTATACTTTATTTTTGTTGCCTTTTTTAACCCTTTAGTTAATGGAAATTATTTTTATTTAAGAGACAAACCGATTTTCGCTTCTTTGCCTAATATCATTTATTATCCGGGTGCCATTGTTGTTTCTATCATATTATTTTTTATCATAGAACAGATTTACCGATTTGTTAACCATTCGTTTATAAATAATAAAACAGACGAACGTGTTCAGTGA
- the nrdD gene encoding anaerobic ribonucleoside-triphosphate reductase: protein MEMEQTFKGIKENITNTIVIKRDGRVVNFNPNKIKAAINKAFTHVYSSEDAEISELVKDIITKLSTRYGQELTINQIQRVTEEVLVASEYNEVAQAYISYRVQREQERMLSVDINESIKALTAKESTLVNENANKDSRVFNTQRDLTAGVTAKAIGLKMLPPHVANAHLKGQIHYHDLDYQPYAPMTNCSLIDFETMFNEGFTIGNAQVESPQSIQTATAQMAQIIANVASSQYGGTSANRIDEILAPYAEKNYHKNLKMAHEWIEDEDKQKAFAMSKTKKDIYDAMQSLEYEINTLYTSQGQTPFTTLGFGLGTSWIEREIQFAILKVRLEGLGSERRTAIFPKLVFTLRDGVNLKEADPNYDIKQLALECTAKRMYPDVLMYDKLVELTGSFKVPMGCRSFLQGWKDDNGNEVNDGRMNLGVVTLNLPRIAIESSENKEQFWSILEERLDIMTDALVYRVERVKEALPENAPILYQYGAFGERLNEDESVDKLFKNKRATVSLGYIGLYEVATAFYGPDWERNKEAKDFTLDVIKTLKAKADELGDQYGYHFSVYSTPSESLTDRFCRMDKERFGSIPNITDKDYYTNSFHYDVRKNPTPFEKIEFEKDYPQYCSGGFIHYCEYPNMRQNLKALETVWDFAYDKVGYLGTNTPIDHCYECDFDGEFEATERGFKCSQCGNQNPDTSDVVKRTCGYLGNPQKRPMVRGRHKEINARVKHIPDSIVKLKRNQKAKIANDSRSVLE from the coding sequence ATGGAAATGGAGCAAACATTTAAAGGTATTAAGGAAAATATAACAAATACAATCGTTATCAAACGAGATGGGCGAGTTGTAAACTTTAATCCGAATAAGATAAAAGCAGCGATTAACAAAGCATTTACTCATGTATATTCAAGCGAGGATGCTGAAATATCGGAATTGGTTAAAGACATCATCACAAAACTATCTACTAGATATGGTCAAGAATTGACGATTAATCAAATACAGCGAGTAACAGAAGAGGTACTAGTGGCCTCTGAATACAACGAAGTTGCCCAAGCTTACATTAGCTACCGGGTACAAAGAGAACAAGAACGCATGTTATCTGTCGATATCAATGAAAGTATTAAAGCCCTAACTGCAAAAGAAAGTACACTAGTGAATGAGAATGCGAATAAAGATAGTCGTGTCTTTAATACACAAAGAGATTTGACTGCAGGTGTCACGGCTAAAGCAATTGGGTTAAAAATGCTTCCTCCTCATGTAGCTAACGCTCATTTAAAAGGACAAATTCACTACCATGATTTGGACTATCAACCATATGCACCGATGACAAATTGTAGTTTGATTGATTTTGAAACAATGTTTAATGAAGGATTTACAATAGGAAATGCCCAAGTCGAGTCACCCCAATCGATCCAAACGGCTACGGCACAAATGGCTCAAATCATTGCCAACGTTGCAAGTAGTCAGTACGGAGGAACTAGTGCAAACCGAATTGATGAGATTTTAGCTCCTTATGCAGAGAAAAATTATCATAAGAATTTAAAGATGGCGCATGAGTGGATTGAAGATGAGGATAAACAAAAAGCATTTGCGATGAGTAAGACGAAAAAAGATATTTATGATGCGATGCAAAGTTTGGAATATGAAATTAATACACTTTATACTTCTCAAGGACAAACGCCTTTTACGACACTTGGTTTTGGTCTAGGGACTTCATGGATTGAAAGGGAAATCCAATTTGCCATTTTGAAAGTTAGATTAGAGGGCTTGGGTAGCGAGAGAAGAACTGCCATTTTCCCTAAACTTGTCTTTACTTTAAGAGACGGAGTGAACTTAAAAGAAGCAGATCCGAATTATGACATCAAACAGTTAGCACTTGAATGTACTGCTAAACGAATGTACCCGGATGTTCTAATGTATGACAAATTAGTTGAGTTAACAGGCAGCTTTAAAGTGCCAATGGGGTGCCGGTCATTTCTGCAAGGATGGAAAGATGACAATGGAAATGAAGTCAATGACGGTCGAATGAACTTAGGGGTTGTCACATTAAATTTACCGAGAATAGCGATTGAATCTAGCGAGAACAAAGAGCAGTTTTGGTCAATATTAGAGGAAAGACTCGATATTATGACTGATGCTTTAGTATATCGCGTTGAAAGAGTGAAGGAAGCTTTACCAGAGAATGCCCCCATCTTATATCAATATGGAGCATTTGGTGAGCGATTGAATGAAGACGAATCCGTTGATAAATTATTTAAAAACAAACGCGCAACGGTATCACTAGGCTATATAGGTCTATATGAAGTGGCAACTGCTTTTTATGGTCCCGATTGGGAAAGGAATAAAGAAGCTAAAGATTTTACACTAGATGTGATTAAAACTCTTAAAGCCAAGGCAGACGAGCTTGGTGATCAGTACGGCTATCACTTCAGTGTGTACAGCACTCCTTCAGAGAGTTTAACAGATCGATTCTGTCGGATGGATAAAGAACGATTTGGATCGATTCCTAATATTACCGATAAAGATTATTATACGAATTCTTTCCATTATGATGTCAGAAAAAATCCAACCCCTTTTGAGAAAATCGAATTCGAAAAAGATTATCCACAATACTGTAGTGGCGGGTTTATTCATTACTGTGAGTATCCGAATATGCGCCAAAATTTAAAAGCGTTAGAAACAGTTTGGGACTTTGCTTATGACAAGGTTGGTTATTTAGGAACAAATACACCAATTGATCATTGTTATGAATGTGACTTTGATGGTGAATTTGAAGCGACCGAACGCGGTTTTAAATGTTCACAATGTGGCAATCAGAATCCTGACACCTCAGATGTAGTAAAGAGAACTTGTGGTTATTTAGGAAATCCACAGAAAAGACCTATGGTGCGTGGAAGACATAAAGAAATTAACGCGCGTGTGAAACACATTCCCGATAGCATTGTGAAATTGAAACGCAATCAGAAAGCGAAAATAGCAAACGACTCAAGGAGCGTACTCGAATGA
- a CDS encoding VOC family protein, whose product MNRINLIALGVKDIGRAMKFYKDIGFKTYEEADNPPIVFFDNDGTKLELFSLEDLAKEINPTNPPVINTGFSGITLAINFKTKVEVNEFVKLVESAGGPIAKYPKPTDWGGYSGYFQDLDGYYWEVAYGDSWKFDDNNMLVIE is encoded by the coding sequence ATGAATCGAATTAACTTAATTGCTTTAGGTGTCAAAGATATCGGTAGGGCAATGAAATTTTATAAAGATATCGGCTTTAAAACCTATGAAGAGGCTGACAACCCACCGATTGTATTTTTTGATAATGATGGAACCAAACTAGAGTTATTCTCACTTGAAGATTTAGCCAAAGAAATAAATCCAACCAACCCTCCAGTCATTAATACAGGTTTTAGTGGAATCACATTAGCAATCAACTTTAAAACTAAAGTTGAAGTGAATGAATTTGTTAAACTGGTTGAGTCTGCTGGTGGGCCGATCGCGAAATATCCTAAACCTACGGATTGGGGCGGGTATAGTGGTTACTTCCAAGATCTTGACGGTTATTATTGGGAAGTTGCATATGGTGATAGCTGGAAGTTCGATGATAATAACATGCTAGTCATAGAATAA
- a CDS encoding ring-cleaving dioxygenase — protein MEPIKRIHHITAIAGPPQENLHFYRDVLGLKLIKQTVNFDDTNTYHFYFSNKDMDDGTVLTFFPWDTRNRGVKGSGQVGRIAFSVPSGSLNHWKNHLKTHNIDFNESNMFGQDGIIFEDNHTLRLAIVETDKVKDSNDIIGFYGVELLSAKPEETHDTLRKELGLNELDSTTDFYHLETDGEERHHIVIPRVAPQRGRDGVGTVHHIAWSMPDDARQLEWQEYLESQGHRVTEVKDRNYFKAIYMREKGHVLYEYATDGPGFAVDEPIETLGQKLMLPEQYESQREEIESTLPKVEL, from the coding sequence ATGGAACCAATCAAACGCATTCACCACATTACTGCTATTGCTGGACCACCGCAAGAAAACTTGCATTTTTATCGTGATGTTTTAGGCTTAAAATTAATAAAACAAACAGTCAACTTTGATGATACAAATACATATCATTTTTACTTCTCGAATAAAGATATGGATGATGGCACGGTTCTGACATTTTTCCCTTGGGATACACGTAATCGTGGTGTAAAAGGGAGTGGACAAGTCGGAAGAATCGCATTCTCTGTACCTAGTGGGTCATTGAATCACTGGAAGAACCACTTAAAGACACATAATATTGATTTCAATGAATCGAATATGTTTGGCCAAGACGGAATTATTTTTGAGGATAATCATACATTACGTTTAGCTATCGTTGAAACAGATAAAGTGAAAGACAGTAATGACATTATTGGCTTTTATGGGGTAGAATTGCTTTCTGCTAAACCTGAAGAAACGCATGATACACTGAGAAAAGAATTAGGTTTAAATGAACTAGATTCAACAACTGATTTCTATCATTTAGAAACTGATGGTGAAGAACGTCATCATATCGTTATACCTCGAGTAGCACCACAAAGAGGTAGAGATGGTGTAGGAACAGTTCATCATATTGCTTGGTCAATGCCTGATGACGCTAGACAACTTGAGTGGCAAGAATACCTTGAAAGCCAAGGGCATCGAGTGACTGAGGTAAAGGATCGAAACTACTTTAAAGCAATATATATGCGTGAAAAAGGGCATGTATTATATGAATACGCAACTGACGGCCCAGGATTTGCAGTTGATGAGCCAATTGAAACACTCGGACAAAAGTTAATGCTTCCTGAACAATATGAAAGTCAACGGGAAGAAATTGAAAGTACACTACCAAAAGTCGAATTGTAG
- a CDS encoding VOC family protein, which translates to MITGVEIDFVVEDSLKALEQYQAIFADALDVVEKTSFPTGLNEAVFTLYGTRFHLLDANPEYELFAPTEEDPKTLWFNIMVADIKSTYQRAMDNGASVIQELSHLPEMGVTNAMFLDQSNYIWMLHEIHEEISFEKREQFFKDEFNLD; encoded by the coding sequence ATGATTACAGGTGTAGAAATTGATTTCGTTGTTGAAGACTCCCTAAAAGCTTTAGAACAGTATCAAGCTATCTTCGCAGATGCTTTAGATGTTGTCGAGAAGACAAGCTTTCCAACTGGCTTAAATGAAGCGGTATTCACATTATATGGCACTCGTTTTCATCTATTAGATGCTAACCCTGAATACGAATTATTTGCTCCAACTGAAGAAGACCCAAAAACTTTATGGTTCAATATTATGGTTGCTGATATTAAAAGTACATATCAACGCGCTATGGATAATGGCGCTTCTGTCATTCAAGAGCTTTCTCATCTGCCAGAGATGGGTGTAACAAATGCAATGTTCCTAGATCAGTCTAATTATATTTGGATGTTACATGAAATCCACGAAGAAATTAGTTTTGAAAAACGTGAACAGTTCTTTAAAGATGAATTCAATTTAGATTAA
- a CDS encoding flavin reductase family protein → MHYFNADNLSSKDKKKKLAGTVIPRPIALVMTQSDEVINIAPFSYFNIVSNDPPLLSIAIQRSNGELKDTSRNILAKQEATVHIVDEDIVKEANKTSATLPADESELKVSNFNLVESNIIGTPGIREAAVRYETTLYNAMEIKNSEELIVADLIVLEVVGFHLAGKIYDEETGYIIADKLKPVSRLAGADYAKLGDQFDLIRPD, encoded by the coding sequence ATGCATTATTTTAACGCAGATAACTTGTCTTCAAAAGACAAGAAAAAGAAATTAGCTGGCACTGTTATACCTAGACCTATTGCCTTGGTGATGACACAATCAGATGAAGTCATTAATATAGCACCGTTCAGCTATTTTAATATTGTCTCAAATGATCCACCATTACTTTCGATTGCAATCCAACGATCGAATGGGGAATTGAAAGATACATCAAGAAATATTCTTGCTAAACAAGAAGCAACAGTTCATATAGTTGATGAGGATATAGTCAAAGAAGCGAATAAAACTTCAGCTACTTTACCGGCAGATGAAAGTGAATTAAAGGTGTCAAATTTTAATTTAGTTGAATCGAATATCATTGGAACACCGGGGATTAGAGAAGCTGCAGTCCGTTATGAAACAACTCTATACAATGCTATGGAAATAAAGAACTCAGAAGAACTTATAGTCGCTGACTTGATCGTTTTAGAAGTTGTTGGTTTCCATCTTGCAGGGAAGATTTATGATGAAGAAACCGGTTATATTATTGCAGACAAGTTAAAACCAGTGAGCCGTTTAGCTGGTGCTGATTACGCTAAATTAGGCGATCAATTCGACTTAATACGACCAGATTAG
- the nrdG gene encoding anaerobic ribonucleoside-triphosphate reductase activating protein, producing the protein MKNPKPKEWLAEDLSLGKIADYKPYNFVDGEGVRCSLYVSGCPFACVGCYNRVAQNFNYGTPYTQELEERIIEDLAASYCQGLTLLGGEPMLNTNIVVPLCRSIREKYQQTKDIWSWTGYTWEELLLESEDKLELLSLIDVLVDGRFDINKKDLTRQFRGSTNQRIIDVQESLAQGEVVLWTQSNGQPYY; encoded by the coding sequence ATGAAAAATCCAAAACCAAAAGAATGGCTAGCTGAAGATTTAAGTCTAGGTAAGATTGCGGATTACAAACCGTATAATTTTGTGGATGGTGAAGGAGTCAGATGCAGCCTTTACGTCAGTGGTTGCCCCTTTGCCTGTGTGGGTTGTTACAACCGTGTCGCTCAAAACTTTAACTACGGAACACCTTATACGCAAGAACTAGAAGAACGAATCATTGAAGACCTCGCTGCATCATACTGCCAAGGCTTAACATTACTAGGTGGAGAGCCTATGTTAAATACTAATATCGTAGTCCCTTTATGTAGATCAATCCGAGAAAAATACCAACAAACAAAAGATATTTGGTCATGGACGGGTTACACATGGGAAGAATTACTGTTGGAATCAGAGGATAAGTTAGAACTATTATCATTAATCGATGTGCTAGTCGATGGTCGTTTTGACATTAATAAAAAAGACCTCACAAGGCAATTCAGAGGCAGTACGAATCAACGCATTATCGATGTCCAAGAAAGTTTGGCTCAAGGAGAAGTTGTGCTTTGGACACAATCGAATGGACAACCATATTATTGA
- a CDS encoding MarR family transcriptional regulator, producing MNRTVESLKAFVGIQRTSEILDRIVRKDSRKHGLNLNEFAVLELLLNKGPQPIQQIKEKILIASSSTTYLVDKLCDKGLVERIVDSQDRRVIYASLTPSGEELIERIFPSHAQLITKSFDKLDDEELEQLRYLLKKLNGLDN from the coding sequence ATGAACAGAACCGTAGAATCATTAAAAGCGTTCGTAGGTATTCAACGAACTAGCGAGATATTAGATAGAATAGTCAGAAAAGACTCAAGAAAACACGGGTTAAACTTAAATGAATTTGCAGTACTTGAATTATTACTTAATAAAGGACCACAACCTATTCAGCAAATTAAAGAAAAAATATTAATTGCTAGTAGTAGTACAACTTACTTAGTTGATAAGTTATGTGACAAAGGACTTGTTGAACGGATTGTAGATTCACAAGATAGACGTGTTATATACGCGTCTTTAACACCAAGTGGTGAAGAATTGATCGAAAGAATCTTTCCATCACACGCTCAATTAATTACAAAATCATTCGACAAATTAGACGATGAAGAACTTGAACAATTACGATACTTACTAAAAAAATTGAACGGTTTAGACAATTAA
- a CDS encoding DUF1622 domain-containing protein, which produces MFLEELIQIVSPPIIHVLELIGIFIIFLGSLKVLWIFLKSGFNFHDKAITITLGEVLALSLQFKLGAEVIKTVVIRDFQELIVLTVVVILRIVLSFVVHWEVKNANMEERQQLMTDSDNFD; this is translated from the coding sequence GTGTTTTTAGAAGAATTGATTCAAATTGTGAGTCCGCCAATTATACATGTTTTAGAATTAATTGGAATTTTCATTATTTTTTTGGGAAGTTTAAAGGTCTTGTGGATATTTCTTAAATCTGGTTTTAACTTTCATGATAAAGCCATCACGATTACGTTAGGTGAAGTATTAGCTTTGAGTTTACAGTTTAAGCTTGGGGCAGAGGTCATTAAGACTGTGGTGATTCGTGATTTTCAAGAATTAATTGTTTTAACTGTTGTCGTAATATTAAGAATTGTACTGAGTTTTGTTGTTCACTGGGAAGTGAAGAATGCCAATATGGAAGAAAGGCAGCAGCTTATGACAGATTCAGACAATTTCGATTAA
- a CDS encoding alpha/beta hydrolase — MQHIFKEGKADHPVFILLHGTGGDETNLLPLGEVLDSEATVLSIRGDVNENGMLRYFKRQGEGRYDIDDLNQRGEALHKFIVESSEEYNFKLDDAIFVGFSNGSNIALNILLREDSQINKGALFAPMYPVDVSQNIKNMKDVSVYLSMGKNDPIVPLHDSENVIDIFEKRGADVTKFWVNSHELNGDTVMQAKVWLDKVSK, encoded by the coding sequence ATGCAACATATATTTAAAGAAGGTAAAGCAGATCATCCAGTATTTATCTTACTTCATGGTACAGGTGGCGATGAGACTAACTTATTACCACTTGGTGAAGTGTTAGATTCTGAAGCAACAGTTTTATCAATCCGCGGTGATGTGAATGAGAACGGAATGTTACGTTATTTCAAACGTCAAGGCGAAGGGCGATACGATATAGATGATTTAAACCAACGCGGGGAAGCATTACATAAATTTATCGTTGAATCGAGTGAAGAATATAATTTTAAATTAGATGATGCAATCTTTGTAGGGTTTTCTAATGGGTCAAATATTGCACTAAACATCTTGCTAAGAGAAGACAGTCAAATTAACAAAGGTGCATTATTTGCACCAATGTATCCAGTTGATGTATCTCAAAACATTAAAAACATGAAAGATGTATCTGTCTACTTATCGATGGGTAAAAATGATCCAATTGTTCCACTACATGATAGTGAAAATGTTATTGATATATTTGAAAAACGTGGTGCAGATGTGACTAAATTTTGGGTGAATTCTCATGAATTAAATGGCGATACAGTTATGCAAGCAAAAGTATGGTTAGATAAAGTATCGAAATAA